One window from the genome of [Clostridium] celerecrescens 18A encodes:
- a CDS encoding MerR family transcriptional regulator yields MEYTINKLAKLAGVSTRTLRYYDELGLLSPARVSSNGYRVYGQKEIDRLQQILFYRELGVSLEEIRNILASNDFDGLSALESHLTALLARRAQLNLLVANVEKTIKTMKGEMIMSDQEKFEGFLQKLVDQNERQYGEEVRKKYGDERINRSNTKVLNMSKEQFTELERLTEELNETLKAAYEQGDPASELAQKACELHKKWLCFYWNDYSKEAHKGVTQMYVEDPRFTAYYDKIAPGCAAFLRDAVEIFCK; encoded by the coding sequence ATGGAATACACCATCAACAAGCTGGCGAAATTGGCGGGGGTCAGTACAAGAACACTGAGGTACTACGATGAGTTGGGATTGCTTTCACCCGCCCGGGTCAGTTCCAATGGATACCGGGTTTACGGACAAAAGGAGATCGATCGGCTGCAGCAAATCCTTTTTTACCGTGAACTGGGCGTATCGCTGGAAGAAATCCGAAATATTCTTGCTTCAAATGACTTTGACGGACTATCGGCGTTGGAGAGCCATTTGACTGCCCTGCTTGCCAGGCGAGCACAATTGAATTTGCTGGTCGCCAATGTCGAAAAGACCATTAAGACCATGAAAGGAGAAATGATAATGAGTGACCAGGAGAAGTTTGAAGGCTTTCTTCAAAAGCTGGTGGACCAAAACGAGCGTCAATATGGAGAGGAAGTCCGGAAAAAATACGGGGATGAGCGCATAAACCGCTCTAACACCAAGGTTTTAAATATGAGCAAGGAACAATTCACTGAATTGGAAAGGCTGACGGAAGAGTTGAACGAAACATTAAAAGCGGCCTATGAGCAAGGAGACCCAGCCAGTGAACTGGCGCAAAAAGCCTGTGAGCTGCATAAAAAATGGCTCTGCTTTTATTGGAACGATTACAGCAAAGAAGCACATAAAGGCGTGACGCAGATGTATGTGGAAGATCCACGTTTTACTGCTTATTACGATAAAATAGCGCCCGGCTGTGCAGCGTTTCTGCGTGACGCGGTAGAGATATTCTGCAAATAA
- a CDS encoding CD3324 family protein: MSYIKAADVLPKEIIDLIQDYIDGEYIYVPRKEINRKAWGENTRSKEMIHFRNMEIYEKYTKGIPIDHLSETYYLSPKSIQKIIAKLKLKNH, from the coding sequence ATGAGCTATATCAAAGCAGCCGATGTGCTGCCAAAAGAAATCATAGACTTAATACAAGATTATATTGATGGTGAATATATTTACGTTCCAAGAAAAGAAATCAATCGCAAAGCATGGGGAGAGAATACCAGAAGCAAAGAGATGATTCATTTCAGAAACATGGAGATCTATGAAAAATATACAAAAGGAATACCAATAGACCATCTTTCGGAGACTTACTATCTATCGCCAAAAAGTATACAGAAAATAATTGCGAAATTAAAACTGAAGAATCATTAA
- a CDS encoding RNHCP domain-containing protein: protein MTDIKAASSFTPKIDYRHSACTESFTCKVCGTLVVPEGAGSRHRNHCPKCLSSIHIDNDPGDRASLCKGIMEPVSVWVRKGGEWAIIHRCRMCGALSSNRIAADDNPAMLMSIAVKPLAMTPFPLNHLEELFGQ, encoded by the coding sequence ATGACTGATATCAAAGCCGCTTCAAGCTTCACCCCCAAAATTGATTACCGGCATTCTGCCTGCACTGAGAGCTTCACCTGCAAGGTATGCGGAACGCTTGTAGTGCCGGAAGGTGCCGGGAGCCGGCATCGAAACCATTGTCCGAAGTGTTTATCAAGTATTCATATAGACAATGATCCCGGTGACCGTGCTTCCTTATGCAAAGGAATTATGGAGCCAGTCAGTGTTTGGGTACGCAAGGGGGGCGAATGGGCGATTATTCACAGATGCCGAATGTGCGGCGCTTTGAGTTCCAATCGAATTGCAGCAGATGATAATCCAGCTATGCTCATGTCCATTGCAGTAAAGCCGTTGGCTATGACACCATTTCCACTGAATCATTTGGAGGAGCTGTTTGGTCAGTAA
- a CDS encoding class I SAM-dependent methyltransferase, protein MGNTDKFEIIADRYDTPERIQIAKVSSDAIREYVVDAKSKNAIDFGCGTGLVGMNLRNDFNSMLFLDTSQNMIHQIEQKISNSNIQNAATLCFDFEKDSLSDLHADYIFMVQVLLHIKDFELVLSRLYETLEENGHLLIVDFDKNEKIASDMVHNGFEQAELTDVMTKIGYKGIQSKTIYSGSKIFMGQDASLFVLDSHK, encoded by the coding sequence ATGGGGAATACGGATAAGTTTGAAATAATAGCTGATAGATACGACACTCCAGAAAGAATCCAGATTGCAAAGGTATCATCTGATGCCATTCGTGAATACGTGGTTGATGCGAAAAGTAAGAATGCCATTGATTTTGGGTGTGGAACCGGCCTAGTTGGAATGAATTTGCGAAACGATTTTAATTCTATGCTTTTTCTGGACACATCGCAAAACATGATTCATCAAATAGAGCAAAAAATTTCAAACTCTAATATTCAGAATGCAGCTACATTATGTTTTGACTTTGAAAAAGACAGCCTTTCAGATTTACATGCTGACTATATTTTTATGGTTCAGGTGTTACTCCATATCAAAGACTTTGAATTAGTTTTATCAAGATTATATGAGACTTTAGAAGAGAATGGGCATTTATTAATTGTAGACTTTGATAAAAATGAAAAAATTGCCTCAGATATGGTTCATAATGGTTTTGAGCAGGCAGAATTAACGGACGTCATGACAAAAATAGGGTACAAGGGTATTCAATCTAAAACAATATATTCAGGAAGTAAAATATTCATGGGGCAAGATGCATCCTTGTTTGTTCTTGATTCTCATAAATAG
- a CDS encoding putative quinol monooxygenase has translation MIKVVAENFIKSEKVEEFIVLAKQLVQDTRQNDAGCIRYELLQDIKDQQLLTILEEWEDQEALNKHMAPKHFKEAIALFADLVEKPGNINLYKTLV, from the coding sequence ATGATTAAAGTTGTTGCAGAAAATTTTATAAAATCAGAAAAGGTAGAAGAATTTATCGTATTAGCAAAGCAGCTTGTACAGGATACCAGGCAGAACGACGCTGGCTGTATCCGTTATGAGCTGCTGCAGGATATAAAAGACCAACAGCTTCTGACAATACTTGAGGAATGGGAAGATCAGGAAGCGCTGAACAAACATATGGCGCCAAAGCATTTTAAGGAAGCCATCGCATTGTTTGCGGATCTCGTGGAAAAACCAGGTAATATCAATCTTTATAAGACGTTAGTCTGA
- a CDS encoding GNAT family N-acetyltransferase produces the protein MIRELKETDMEQIMKIWLDTNIKAHHFIDSSYWLKHYVAVEKVLPQATVYVYDSNDRIQGFLGLNGDYIEGIFVDAEYQSKGIGRELLGYAKERHNKLLLNVYKRNERAAAFYLKEGFAVSTEQIEEETKERELTMVWKPLESENCTAYK, from the coding sequence ATGATAAGAGAATTGAAAGAAACCGATATGGAACAAATTATGAAGATATGGCTTGATACGAATATCAAGGCGCATCATTTTATTGACAGCAGTTATTGGTTAAAACACTATGTAGCAGTGGAAAAAGTTCTGCCCCAGGCAACTGTGTATGTGTATGATTCCAATGATCGGATCCAAGGATTCCTTGGACTGAACGGGGATTACATTGAAGGGATTTTTGTTGATGCAGAATATCAATCCAAAGGAATTGGAAGAGAACTGCTTGGTTATGCCAAAGAGAGGCATAACAAACTTCTTTTAAATGTTTATAAACGAAATGAAAGGGCAGCAGCGTTCTATCTGAAAGAAGGCTTTGCGGTTTCGACGGAACAGATCGAGGAGGAAACAAAAGAACGCGAGCTCACGATGGTATGGAAGCCGCTTGAATCAGAAAATTGTACTGCTTATAAATAG
- a CDS encoding pyridoxamine 5'-phosphate oxidase family protein has translation MFREMRRNKQLLSAEETIAVMERCTNGILACFGDDDYPYAVPLSYVYFNGKIYFHSAKAGHKVDAITKYPKVSFSVIDEDTIVSKEYTSYFRSVIAFGKARIAEGDERLEAFKALVQKYSGDQPEDARNKEIAGCTHAYVIAIDVDHMTGKEAMEYVRAKHQ, from the coding sequence ATGTTTAGAGAAATGAGAAGAAACAAACAATTATTATCGGCGGAAGAGACAATCGCTGTAATGGAAAGATGCACCAATGGCATCTTGGCATGCTTCGGGGATGACGATTATCCTTACGCTGTTCCGCTGAGCTACGTATATTTCAATGGCAAGATTTATTTCCATTCAGCGAAAGCCGGTCATAAAGTTGATGCTATCACAAAATATCCTAAGGTATCTTTTTCGGTAATTGATGAAGATACGATTGTAAGTAAGGAATATACTTCTTACTTCCGCAGTGTTATCGCTTTTGGAAAAGCCAGAATTGCGGAAGGAGATGAACGATTAGAAGCATTTAAAGCCTTGGTGCAAAAATATTCAGGTGATCAGCCGGAAGATGCCAGGAACAAGGAAATAGCTGGCTGTACCCATGCTTACGTTATTGCTATTGATGTTGATCACATGACCGGCAAGGAAGCAATGGAGTATGTCAGAGCAAAGCATCAATGA
- a CDS encoding DUF5131 family protein — MNWEPWTGCYKASDGCTNCYFYGPYAKRYGQNTIHKTDKFDWPIRTNAKGEYRIKGDKILATCFATDFFLPEADEWRNEVWAMIRKRTDIEFLILTKRIDRFLVSLPSDWGAGYDNVNIGCTVENQELADYRLPLFLSYPIKRRFIACAPLLEAIDLTPYLHGVDHVTVGGETGREARECDYDWVLNIREQCAKANVTFWFKNTGSLFKHDGVVDKINPFKQTSVAKEFGIDITDGKKLF; from the coding sequence ATGAACTGGGAGCCGTGGACAGGTTGCTACAAAGCAAGTGATGGCTGTACAAATTGCTATTTTTACGGACCTTATGCGAAACGCTATGGTCAAAACACAATACATAAAACAGATAAATTCGACTGGCCTATACGGACAAATGCAAAAGGTGAATACAGAATTAAAGGAGATAAAATTCTTGCAACATGCTTTGCCACTGATTTCTTTCTCCCTGAAGCAGACGAATGGCGTAACGAAGTTTGGGCTATGATCAGGAAAAGAACAGATATAGAATTCTTGATTTTGACAAAGCGAATTGACCGTTTTCTTGTTTCACTTCCATCGGATTGGGGTGCAGGATATGACAATGTAAATATTGGATGCACTGTTGAAAATCAAGAACTGGCAGACTATAGACTTCCTTTATTTTTATCCTATCCGATAAAACGGCGCTTTATAGCCTGTGCACCACTTTTAGAAGCGATAGATTTAACCCCTTATCTTCATGGAGTAGATCATGTTACAGTTGGTGGTGAAACAGGACGGGAAGCTCGTGAATGTGATTATGATTGGGTTCTTAATATCCGTGAACAATGTGCAAAAGCAAACGTAACATTCTGGTTTAAAAACACAGGCTCACTATTTAAGCATGATGGGGTAGTGGATAAGATAAATCCATTTAAGCAAACCAGCGTAGCTAAAGAATTTGGTATAGATATTACAGATGGTAAAAAGTTGTTTTGA
- a CDS encoding nitroreductase family protein — protein sequence MKMDFPVAKTVNARSSVRTYENRDLSANEKDQINAYINKLSNPFSADVTFRLLEKASSSDREKLGTYGVIKGAGNYIAASAADKELALEALGYSFEKLVLYATSLGLGTCWLGGTFNRSGFAAAMNLKEGDLFPCISPIGYPAGKKRTMESLMRWVSKADQRKEWSELFFKQNFSQPLTKDDAGEFAFPLEMVRLAPSAVNKQPWRIVQDKDTYHFYLARSLKSENDKVDIQRVDMGIATCHFHMAALERELSGKFQKLAKPEIPTPEQVQYIISWLPGK from the coding sequence ATGAAAATGGATTTCCCTGTTGCTAAAACAGTCAATGCCCGCAGCAGTGTCAGGACTTATGAGAACCGTGATCTTTCAGCAAATGAAAAGGATCAAATCAACGCCTATATTAATAAATTATCCAATCCTTTTTCCGCAGATGTTACCTTTCGACTTCTGGAAAAGGCTTCATCATCCGATAGAGAGAAGCTGGGAACCTATGGTGTTATTAAAGGTGCAGGGAATTATATTGCTGCATCGGCAGCAGATAAAGAACTGGCTTTAGAAGCCCTTGGCTATTCTTTCGAAAAACTGGTTCTGTATGCCACATCCCTTGGACTTGGTACCTGCTGGCTTGGGGGAACCTTTAACCGCAGCGGTTTTGCTGCGGCCATGAATCTAAAAGAAGGAGATCTTTTTCCCTGCATTTCTCCCATCGGATATCCAGCAGGTAAAAAAAGAACTATGGAATCGCTGATGAGATGGGTGTCAAAGGCAGATCAGAGAAAAGAATGGAGCGAGCTATTTTTCAAACAGAACTTCTCACAACCTTTGACAAAAGATGATGCTGGGGAGTTTGCATTCCCGTTGGAAATGGTGCGTCTGGCTCCTTCTGCTGTTAATAAACAGCCATGGAGGATCGTGCAGGATAAAGACACGTATCATTTTTATCTGGCAAGATCTTTAAAAAGCGAAAACGATAAGGTTGACATTCAAAGAGTGGATATGGGTATAGCGACCTGCCATTTTCATATGGCTGCATTGGAAAGGGAATTGTCGGGGAAATTTCAAAAGCTTGCAAAACCCGAGATACCAACCCCGGAACAGGTGCAGTATATTATTTCCTGGCTTCCAGGTAAATAG
- a CDS encoding PadR family transcriptional regulator: MKENTGKSKYVILGMLARMPQTGYTIKKWIENEYSHFWQESYGQIYPTLKKMVAEGLAVTSNNRQSGNGRGQIVYNITDAGRKELSDWLREEPEIERIRYELLLKVSFGENTEPEVLLGHLDNFIRRNDKLVKEMNGYIELCGQFKEKDIDCSYSQLTALCGVYVYSAMRDWAVEAKKIIIEKEDDN, translated from the coding sequence ATGAAAGAAAATACAGGAAAATCGAAATATGTAATACTGGGAATGCTCGCCCGCATGCCGCAGACAGGTTATACCATAAAAAAATGGATAGAGAATGAATACAGCCATTTCTGGCAGGAAAGTTATGGTCAGATCTATCCGACTCTTAAGAAAATGGTGGCTGAGGGGCTTGCCGTCACCTCAAATAATAGGCAGTCTGGGAATGGGCGGGGACAGATCGTATACAATATCACTGACGCAGGCAGAAAAGAGCTCTCAGATTGGCTTAGAGAGGAGCCGGAAATCGAGAGAATCAGGTACGAACTATTGCTTAAAGTTTCCTTTGGCGAGAACACGGAGCCGGAGGTGCTGCTTGGTCATCTGGACAATTTTATCAGAAGGAATGATAAGCTGGTGAAAGAGATGAACGGCTATATCGAGCTTTGCGGGCAGTTTAAAGAGAAAGATATTGACTGCTCCTACAGTCAGCTGACCGCACTTTGCGGCGTTTATGTTTATTCTGCAATGAGGGATTGGGCTGTTGAGGCAAAGAAAATTATTATAGAGAAAGAAGATGATAATTAA
- a CDS encoding MarR family winged helix-turn-helix transcriptional regulator, protein MNCNYESNDQECMLNGCLFFTSAKLARELGKMADEAFRKTGLSPSHAMLLYIVNLKGGIPQKEIGEMLHLTPSTITRLLERLERKGLIVKQAEGKNVYLSTTPEGLSLQNEILTAWNQLQEKYKDVLTEEETLKFIEISNKLLESLDDKK, encoded by the coding sequence TTGAATTGTAATTATGAATCAAACGATCAGGAGTGTATGCTAAATGGCTGCCTGTTTTTTACTTCTGCGAAACTGGCCAGGGAATTGGGAAAAATGGCAGATGAAGCCTTCCGCAAAACCGGGTTGTCACCCAGCCATGCTATGCTCCTGTATATTGTAAACCTCAAAGGTGGAATACCACAGAAAGAAATTGGCGAAATGCTGCATTTGACACCGTCAACCATAACTCGCCTGCTTGAGAGGCTTGAGCGGAAAGGACTGATTGTAAAACAAGCGGAAGGAAAGAATGTATATCTAAGTACAACACCAGAGGGTCTATCCTTGCAAAATGAAATTTTAACAGCATGGAATCAGCTTCAAGAGAAATACAAGGACGTTTTGACAGAAGAAGAAACCCTTAAATTTATAGAAATCAGCAACAAGCTTCTTGAAAGTCTGGACGATAAAAAATAA
- a CDS encoding AraC family transcriptional regulator, protein MKQEIRTVKYDTELNVEAYHFQGIMQKFPNHFHEYYVIGFIEKGQRLLSCKNKEYTIEPGDLLLFNPHDNHACEQIDGKTLDYRCINIQPENMSNAVLEITGNEYLPYFTPQVIFHSELVAVLRELHQMIIEEDRAFRKEEIYFFLLEQLMEEYTEQQVPAARAEQSMEVKAICEFLEAHYMENITLADLSKLTGLSKYYLLRSFTRQKGISPYSYLETIRINKAKKMLEQGIPPIEAALQTGFADQSHFSNFFKKFIGLTPKQYMKIFIKKQS, encoded by the coding sequence ATGAAACAAGAGATAAGAACTGTAAAATATGATACCGAATTAAACGTGGAAGCTTATCATTTTCAAGGGATCATGCAGAAATTTCCCAATCATTTCCATGAGTATTATGTGATTGGTTTTATTGAAAAAGGTCAGCGGCTTTTGTCCTGCAAAAACAAGGAATATACCATAGAACCGGGTGATTTATTACTGTTTAATCCACATGACAATCATGCTTGTGAACAAATTGATGGTAAAACACTGGATTATCGCTGTATCAATATCCAACCGGAAAATATGAGCAATGCTGTCTTAGAAATAACAGGAAATGAATATTTACCTTATTTTACACCTCAAGTTATTTTTCACAGTGAATTGGTTGCTGTACTCCGAGAGTTGCATCAAATGATTATAGAGGAAGATAGGGCTTTTAGAAAGGAGGAAATCTACTTCTTCCTTTTAGAGCAATTAATGGAAGAATATACAGAACAGCAGGTTCCGGCAGCCCGTGCAGAGCAAAGTATGGAAGTGAAAGCAATCTGTGAATTCTTAGAGGCACATTACATGGAGAACATTACACTGGCTGACCTCAGCAAGCTGACCGGGTTAAGTAAATATTATCTGCTTCGCTCTTTCACCAGGCAAAAAGGTATATCTCCTTACAGCTATCTGGAAACGATACGGATCAATAAAGCAAAGAAAATGCTGGAACAAGGTATACCTCCAATAGAAGCAGCATTGCAGACAGGGTTTGCCGACCAAAGTCATTTCTCCAACTTTTTTAAGAAGTTCATAGGACTGACACCAAAACAGTATATGAAGATTTTTATAAAGAAACAAAGCTGA
- a CDS encoding DMT family transporter, whose product MDRKKDIQGHLFAFVTIFIWGTTFISTKILLKAISPIEILFIRFTIGFIVLLVFCPHRLKVKDRKQELYFAAAGLCGVTLYYLFENIALTYTFASNVGVIISIAPFFTAIFAHLFLDREKLRLQFFIGFAVAVMGIFLLSFNGSNNLKLNPLGDILAVLAAVVWAAYSVLTKRISGFHYNTIQATRRIFFYGLVFMVPALFIFGFEPKINQLMQPVILFNILFLGLGASALCFVTWNTSVKILGAIKTSVYIYMVPVITVITSVIVLRETITGIAVFGIVLTLSGLIISEMKSQKLCFSKS is encoded by the coding sequence ATGGACAGAAAAAAGGATATACAAGGACATCTGTTTGCATTTGTGACAATATTTATTTGGGGTACGACTTTCATATCAACCAAAATACTTTTAAAAGCGATTTCTCCAATTGAAATACTGTTTATAAGATTTACGATAGGATTTATTGTGCTGCTTGTGTTTTGCCCTCATAGGCTCAAAGTCAAGGATAGAAAACAGGAGCTGTATTTTGCTGCGGCTGGCTTGTGTGGAGTCACACTATACTATTTATTTGAAAACATTGCTCTGACTTACACCTTTGCATCCAATGTTGGGGTCATTATTTCGATTGCACCATTTTTTACTGCCATTTTTGCACATCTGTTTTTAGATAGAGAAAAATTAAGACTGCAATTTTTCATAGGTTTTGCTGTTGCAGTTATGGGAATTTTTCTCTTAAGCTTTAACGGAAGCAATAATTTAAAATTGAATCCATTGGGAGATATATTAGCTGTACTGGCCGCTGTGGTATGGGCAGCCTATTCTGTCCTGACAAAGAGAATCAGCGGTTTTCATTACAACACGATCCAAGCGACACGCAGAATCTTTTTTTATGGGCTGGTGTTCATGGTACCTGCATTATTCATATTTGGGTTTGAGCCAAAGATCAATCAATTGATGCAGCCGGTTATTCTGTTTAACATTTTGTTCTTAGGATTGGGAGCATCTGCTCTTTGCTTTGTGACGTGGAATACTTCGGTTAAAATACTGGGCGCAATAAAAACCAGTGTTTATATTTACATGGTTCCAGTAATAACCGTTATTACCTCCGTGATTGTACTTCGTGAAACGATTACAGGTATTGCTGTATTCGGGATTGTACTTACATTATCGGGCTTAATTATTTCGGAGATGAAATCCCAAAAGCTGTGTTTTTCAAAAAGTTGA
- a CDS encoding coenzyme F420-0:L-glutamate ligase, with product MERLIGTVSRGVRAPIIRQGDDIADIVITSVLDAAKSEDFELRDRDVVAATEAIVARAQGNYATVDQIAADIKNKFGNETIGIVFPILSRNRFSICLKGIARGAKKIVIMLSYPSDEVGNHLIDLDALDEKGINPWTDVLTEAHYRELFGYRKHTFTGVDYIEYYKELIQNEGCEVEVILANDCRTILNYTKHVLNCDIHTRFRTKRLLKAANAETVFGLDDILTAPVDGSGYNENYGLLGSNKATEDTVKLFPRNCEPIVKRIQDGLLEKTGKHIEVMIYGDGAFKDPMGKIWELADPVVSPAYTEGLEGQPNEVKLKYLADNDFADLSGAELKAAISNYIQSKDSNLVGSMVSQGTTPRRLTDLIGSLCDLTSGSGDKGTPIVLVQGYFDNYTK from the coding sequence ATGGAGAGATTAATAGGTACTGTATCAAGGGGTGTACGTGCTCCAATTATCCGCCAGGGAGACGATATAGCAGATATCGTTATTACTAGTGTACTTGATGCAGCCAAAAGTGAAGATTTTGAATTGCGTGACCGTGATGTTGTCGCGGCTACCGAGGCTATCGTTGCCCGCGCTCAGGGAAACTATGCTACTGTAGATCAAATCGCCGCTGATATTAAAAATAAATTCGGTAATGAAACCATCGGTATAGTATTTCCTATTTTAAGCCGTAACCGTTTTTCCATTTGTCTTAAGGGCATTGCAAGAGGCGCGAAAAAGATCGTAATCATGTTAAGCTATCCTTCGGATGAAGTAGGTAATCACCTGATCGATCTTGATGCTTTGGATGAAAAGGGCATTAATCCCTGGACTGATGTTTTAACCGAGGCACATTACCGTGAACTTTTTGGTTATCGTAAGCATACGTTTACCGGAGTTGATTACATTGAATATTACAAGGAACTTATCCAAAATGAAGGCTGTGAAGTAGAAGTTATTCTTGCAAATGACTGCCGCACTATCTTAAATTATACAAAGCATGTTCTTAACTGCGATATTCATACCCGTTTTAGAACGAAACGCTTATTAAAAGCAGCCAATGCAGAGACTGTGTTTGGTCTTGATGATATCTTAACCGCACCGGTTGATGGCAGCGGATATAACGAAAATTATGGCCTGCTTGGCAGCAATAAAGCTACTGAAGACACCGTTAAATTATTCCCCCGCAACTGCGAACCCATTGTTAAAAGGATTCAAGACGGACTCCTTGAAAAGACTGGAAAGCATATTGAAGTAATGATTTATGGTGACGGTGCTTTCAAAGATCCTATGGGTAAGATTTGGGAATTGGCAGATCCGGTGGTTTCTCCGGCATATACAGAAGGTCTGGAAGGACAGCCCAATGAAGTCAAATTAAAGTATCTTGCGGATAACGATTTTGCGGATTTAAGCGGAGCGGAATTAAAGGCTGCAATTTCAAATTATATTCAAAGCAAGGACAGCAATTTAGTTGGTAGCATGGTATCACAGGGAACTACCCCTCGCCGGTTAACCGACTTAATCGGTTCCCTCTGTGACCTTACTTCCGGTAGTGGTGATAAAGGTACACCTATCGTATTAGTTCAAGGCTACTTTGATAATTACACCAAATAA
- a CDS encoding nitroreductase family protein, giving the protein MEEIYIRRSIRKFKEQEVEPEKIDKLLRAAMQAPSAANQQPWEFIVVKDKERLAQIAQTSPYAKLAENSAATFVLLANDKELKVPAGWEQDMSAAAQNMLLEAVHLGLGGVWLGVATSDVVTENVSRLFHLPDHIRPFALISIGYPDGQRNEFVDRYKADRVHYEIW; this is encoded by the coding sequence ATGGAAGAAATTTATATCAGAAGAAGTATTCGTAAATTTAAAGAGCAGGAAGTGGAACCTGAAAAAATTGATAAGCTGCTGCGCGCAGCTATGCAGGCGCCATCGGCTGCCAATCAGCAGCCATGGGAATTCATTGTGGTAAAGGATAAGGAAAGACTGGCTCAAATTGCTCAAACGTCTCCTTATGCGAAACTGGCTGAGAATTCCGCGGCAACCTTTGTTTTACTGGCCAATGACAAAGAATTGAAAGTACCTGCCGGTTGGGAGCAGGATATGAGCGCTGCGGCACAAAACATGCTTCTGGAAGCAGTTCATCTTGGACTTGGGGGCGTATGGCTTGGCGTCGCTACATCCGATGTTGTTACGGAAAATGTGAGCCGTTTGTTCCATCTTCCGGATCATATCAGACCCTTTGCGCTGATTTCCATCGGATACCCTGATGGACAGCGTAATGAATTTGTTGACCGTTATAAAGCGGATCGGGTACATTACGAAATTTGGTGA
- a CDS encoding flavodoxin family protein, with protein MSTLVVYFSFTGSTKFIAEKIAETIDADITELKTSKNYPTEGFRKYFWGGKSVIFGEMPRLTNELVDLDQYDTIIIGTPIWAGSFTPPMKSFISQYKIQGKRIAMFASHAGGGAQKCFTKLKKELSGNEFIGEIDYVEPKKSLEENLLKAVSWAEGLAV; from the coding sequence ATGAGCACTCTGGTTGTATATTTTTCGTTTACTGGCAGTACGAAATTCATTGCAGAAAAGATTGCAGAAACGATAGACGCTGACATCACGGAGTTAAAAACAAGCAAGAACTATCCCACAGAAGGATTCCGGAAATACTTTTGGGGAGGAAAGAGTGTCATTTTTGGTGAGATGCCAAGGTTAACAAACGAACTCGTTGACTTAGATCAGTATGACACGATTATCATTGGAACACCCATTTGGGCCGGGTCATTTACACCGCCTATGAAAAGCTTTATCAGTCAATACAAGATCCAGGGCAAACGGATTGCGATGTTTGCCAGCCATGCAGGAGGCGGAGCCCAAAAGTGCTTTACAAAACTAAAGAAAGAGCTTTCTGGGAATGAATTCATCGGAGAAATAGATTATGTAGAACCAAAGAAAAGCTTAGAGGAAAATTTGCTGAAAGCTGTCAGTTGGGCCGAGGGCCTTGCTGTCTGA